Proteins encoded together in one Quercus lobata isolate SW786 chromosome 3, ValleyOak3.0 Primary Assembly, whole genome shotgun sequence window:
- the LOC115980406 gene encoding vegetative cell wall protein gp1-like, translated as MLPDQVVWQPYEAHFDDLPPWCVAGRAVWTARVPLVCFHLVEKHTPDRVVRQFGMIQEIPRAVNTDKVLHGIDLRGKIGVNWMQKHAAHILEWGNRFDRRCEAVLGDMPPEHEYHDWFKRVTRRFIDRPGAVVTLLIEGYVRLLRRHPVGTEDHNDITELCLPAQARAQLRPDVNLQPPIPEAPIEEAAMPTGPSTSTAPAGCQSRPLVATPQLVPAPDPSASTSHASASPTIPSSTPHPSPTVTIPSPNPHSAPTPTIPSPSSHPAPTPTIPSRSPHPAPTPTIPSPTPHPSPCPTIPPPTPLPCDGSDVRPPTPQSFLQLSPIPSFDLGTPPDMQQEPPSHSSFSTPSSAIDAPHVQAEQAVGLPTAAEARPKRISKAPPCGTGGHKHGHNVGPEASDEGHARPPPHYTRRRKIQKR; from the exons ATGTTGCCAGACCAG GTGGTGTGGCAGCCATATGAAGCTCATTTTGACGACCTCCCGCCGTGGTGTGTTGCAGGGAGGGCCGTATGGACGGCAAGGGTGCCGCTTGTATGTTTCCACCTAGTAGAGAAACATACACCGGATCGTGTTGTTCGTCAATTCGGGATGATCCAAGAAATTCCCCGCGCTGTTAACACTGACAAAGTGCTTCATGGCATTGATTTGAGGGGGAAGATCGGTGTTAATTGGATGCAGAAGCATGCTGCGCATATCCTTGAGTGGGGTAATCGCTTTGATCGGCGTTGCGAAGCTGTGCTTGGTGATATGCCTCCAGAGCACGAGTACCACGACTGGTTCAAAAGGGTGACTCGGAGGTTCATCGATAGGCCTGGTGCTGTAGTGACTCTGCTG ATTGAAGGATATGTCCGTTTGTTGAGGCGTCATCCAGTGGGCACCGAGGACCACAACGACATTACTGAG CTATGCCTACCGGCCCAAGCACGAGCACAGCTCCGGCCGGATGTCAATCTCCAACCTCCTATCCCTGAGGCCCCGATTGAGGAGGCAGCTATGCCTACCGGCCCAAGCACGAGCACAGCTCCGGCCGGATGTCAATCTCGTCCGCTTGTTGCTACCCCCCAGCTTGTCCCTGCCCCCGATCCCTCTGCATCCACCTCACATGCATCTGCCAGCCCCACCATACCTTCATCCACCCCACATCCATCCCCTACCGTCACCATCCCTTCACCCAACCCACATTCAGCTCCTAcgcccaccatcccttcacctaGCTCACATCCAGCCCCTAcgcccaccatcccttcacGTAGCCCACATCCAGCCCCTAcgcccaccatcccttcacccaCCCCCCATCCATCTCCTTGCCCCACCATCCCTCCACCCACCCCACTTCCTTGTGATGGGTCTGACGTCCGTCCACCCACCCCACAGTCATTTCTTCAGCTGTCACCCATTCCATCCTTTGACCTGGGTACCCCACCTGACATGCAGCAGGAGCCACCCTCCCATAGTTCGTTTAGTACCCCTTCTTCAGCCATTGACGCACCCCATGTTCAGGCTGAGCAGGCGGTTGGGTTACCTACAGCGGCTGAAGCTCGGCCTAAACGCATATCAAAGGCACCTCCGTGTGGGACAGGGGGGCACAAACATGGACACAATGTTGGGCCTGAGGCATCTGACGAAGGACATGCAAGACCTCCTCCTCATTATACGAGACGGCGTAAGATTCAAAAAAG GTAG
- the LOC115980407 gene encoding 26S proteasome regulatory subunit 8 homolog, whose amino-acid sequence MGKNNVLVKVHLERKYVVDIDKNIDITKITPSTRVALRNDSYVLHLILQSKVDPLVNLMKVEKVPDSTYDMIGGLDQQIKEIQEAVCTESGMFALWERRVNVTQEDFEMVVAKVHLERKYVVDIDKNIDISKITPSTRVALRNDSYVLHLILQSKVDPLVNLMKVEKVPDSTYDMVGGLDQQIKEIKEVCLVYRFTFCI is encoded by the exons ATGGGGAAGAATAACGTTTTAGTTAAG GTTCATCTTGAACGGAAATATGTTGTTGACATTGATAAAAATATCGATATCACGAAGATAACTCCATCAACAAGAGTTGCTCTCCGTAATGACAGTTATGTGCTTCATTTAATCTTGCAAAGCAAAGTTGATCCATTGGTCAACCTCATGAAAGTTGAAAAGGTTCCAGATTCCACATATGACATGATTGGCGGTCTTGACCAGCAAATTAAAGAGATACAGGAG GCTGTGTGCACAGAATCTGGGATGTTTGCTCTGTGGGAGAGGAGGGTTAATGTAACACAAGAAGATTTTGAGATGGTAGTGGCAAAG GTTCATCTTGAACGGAAATATGTTGTTGACATTGATAAAAATATCGATATCTCCAAGATAACTCCATCAACAAGAGTTGCTCTCCGTAATGACAGTTATGTGCTTCATTTAATCTTGCAAAGCAAAGTTGATCCATTGGTCAACCTCATGAAAGTTGAAAAGGTTCCAGATTCCACATATGACATGGTTGGCGGTCTTGACCagcaaattaaagagataaaggaGGTTTGCCTCGTGTACCGTTTTACTTTCTGCATTTAA
- the LOC115980408 gene encoding uncharacterized protein LOC115980408 encodes MSSAQSLKNIDINVYFGGHLYNPEGIDGFPFRGEGIECYYMMLRRKLKTLTDLKRKIMDELKLNPAWYDIKIIYRCPQEVLHERINYGYMAIKEDKHVKMMFNRIQKMPQVNAAELYVSLEASVDNSTEVVQETSTALQFTTLDDGCTTMGGYAMGGYTLSSQDYVANTGGTLYSQETHLEEEDEDEDEDEDHAANDGENNDDMDQYEERIERGDFENDVDEHEVVPNFEEENMEYHDEGDADDDDIGVQHDTDTTTGYRPPADSFYANTWENMVDPSRLQIPYLCTWQDGMHFCKGLTFANKAAVKRALIIYAAKDNRNFSIQRSSTTELCAACIDDNCKWYVGAYMKPKFNGLWMVTSYVGPHSCIPFGLRRDGRMMDSNFVASEIVGRLRKKHTATVDELWEIIRTKYDHELSYYKVWDAKQKAIAKIFGDWEESYQRLRKLLLAYLDQDSGTQYSYHTIPKPLEGTTLLRYVYWAFAPCIAAFQYCRPVISIDGTHLYGKYKGVLMIAMATDANQKVLPIAFAVVDKESGASWGWFLECLRTSIERVIENKDICIISDRHKGIKCAIREWPRGQDERERVYHRYCLRHVASNFNTHFNNPTLKALALKAGYATHDAKFVSIMQTIKEAEINLLRGVDPTDRRIIRYMPYTYLMSEDVDKWTQSHDGGRRYGAMTTNISECFNGVLKGARGLPIAAMVEFTYFKLVAYFHDRHKQITSDLSRGKVWSDYAMEIYNKNEQKIAGHTLRNYNHAEGIYQVVTPYNDHRAGGGNHSHDVRIFDRTCGCGKWQNLKIPCSHAIKALKSLHLDAPSYIDPCYSLNNAILTYSHNFVVPKSESLWTDVRGPRWVPDPRLLRAKGRPTMSRIRNEMDGVRRERGSRREDPELREMQPRQRCRVCHQEGHNRRCCPNSHGASTSGSAMN; translated from the exons ATGTCAA GTGCACAATCTTTGAAGAATATTGACATAAATGTATACTTCGGTGGACACCTTTACAATCCTGAAGGGATTGACGGATTCCCATTTAGAGGGGAGGGTATCGAATGCTACTACATGATGTTACGTCGTAAGTTGAAGACGTTGActgatttgaagaggaaaataatggacgaattgaaattgaaccctgcttggtatgacatcaagattatttatcgtTGCCCACAAGAAGTTCTTCATGAACGGATAAATTATGGGTATATGGCGATTAAAGAAGATAAACATGTAAAGATGATGTTTAATAGGATCCAGAAAATGCCCCAAGTAAATGCTGCTGAGTTGTATGTAAGTTTGGAGGCGAGTGTAGACAACAGTACTGAGGTGGTGCAAGAAACATCTACGgctttacaatttacaaccCTAGATGATGGATGCACTACAATGGGAGGGTATGCAATGGGAGGTTATACGCTCTCATCTCAAGATTATGTTGCGAATACTGGTGGAACCCTCTACTCTCAAGAGACACATTTAGAggaggaagacgaagacgaagacgaagacgaagatcatgctgcgaatgatggtgaaaataatgatgatatggATCAGTACGAAGAGAGGATTGAGCGAGGTGACTTTGAGAACGATGTGGATGAGCATGAAGTCGTTCCtaattttgaagaggaaaatatggagtaccatgatgaaggtgatgcagatgatgatgatattggtGTCCAGCATGATACAGATACGACCACTGGCTACAGACCTCCTGCGGACTCATTCTACgcaaatacttgggaaaatatggttgatccttcacGTCTTCAGATACCATATCTTTGTACTTGGCAAGATGGGATgcatttttgtaaagggttgacttttgcaaataaagCTGCGGTGAAGCGTGCATTGATAATATACGCAGCAAAGGATAATAGAAATTTCTCCATCCAAAGGTCGAGCACAACTGAATTGTGCGCCGCATGCATTGACGACAATTGCAAGTGGTACGTTGGGGCATACATGAAGCCTAAATTCAATGGTCTGTGGATGGTCACGTCTTATGTGGGTCCACACAGTTGTATACCCTTTGGGCTGCGAAGAgatggtagaatgatggattctaattttgttgcatCAGAAATTGTGGGAAGATTGCGAAAAAAGCACACTGCTACTGTTGATGAGCTTTGGGAGATCATCCGTACTAAGTATGATCATgagctttcttactataaagtatgggacgcaaaacaaaaggcaattgctaagatttttggggattgggaggagtcttaccaaaggttgcGAAAGTTGTTGTTGGCATACTTGGATCAGGATTCGGGTACCCAGTATAGCTATCACACCATACCTAAGCCATTAGAAGGTACTACGTTACTGCGCTATGTATATTGGGCATTCGCTCCATGCATTGCTGCATTCCAGTATTGCAGGCCAGTGATCAGTATTGATGGAACTCATTTATATGGTAAATACAAAGGGGTATTGATGATTGCAATGGCAACCGATGCTAATCAAAAGGTTTTGCCTATCGCCTTTGCTGTTGTGGACAAGGAGTCAGGGGctagttgggggtggtttttaGAGTGTCTCAGGACTTCGATAGAGCGTGTTATTGAAAACAAGGACATTTGCATTATTTCTGACCGACATAAAGGTATCAAATGCGCCATTCGAGAGTGGCCTAGAGGGCAAGACGAAAGAGAACGGGTATATCATcgatattgccttcgacatgttgctagcaacttcaacacacATTTTAATAACCCGACTCTAAAGGCATTGGCCTTGAAAGCTGGATATGCGACTCATGATGCTAAATTTGTGTCCATAATGCAGACCATTAAGGAGGCCGAGATTAATTTACTGAGGGGTGTAGACCCTACTGATCGCCGGATTATACGTTATATGCCATACACATATCTAATGAGTGAGGATGTAGACAAATGGACccagtcacatgatggtggaagacgttacggggcaatgacaaccaatatctCTGAGTGCTTTAATGGGGTTCTTAAAGGTGCCCGCGGTTTGCCAATTGCTGCAATGGTTGAGTTCACTTATTTTaaacttgttgcatatttccacgatcgacataaacaaattacttcTGATCTCTCTCGAGGTAAGGTGTGGAGTGATTATGCAATGGAgatctataacaaaaatgagCAGAAAATTGCAGGACACACTCTGAGGAATTATAATCATGCAGAGGGTATATATCAAGTGGTTACCCCGTATAATGACCATAGAGCTGGAGGGGGAAATCACAGTCATGATGTGCGCATATTTGATAGAACCTGTGGTTGTGGAAAGTGGCAAAACTTGaagatcccttgttcacatgcaattaaagCTCTTAAAAGTCTGCATCTCGATGCGCCCAGCTATATTGACCCATGTTACAGTCTGAACAACGCCATTCTCACATATTCACATAattttgtggtgccaaagtcAGAGTCATTATGGACAGACGTTCGCGGACCACGGTGGGTGCCTGACCCACGATTGTTGCGGGCCAAAGGTCGTCCTACGATgtcaagaataaggaatgaaatggatgggGTACGGCGAGAACGGGGAAGCCGGAGGGAAGATCCGGAGTTGAGGGAGATGCAACCGAGGCAACGATGTAGAGTGTGTCATCAAGAGGGGCATAACCGTAGATGCTGTCCCAATTCCCATGGGGCTTCAACAAGTGGTAGTGCTATGAACTAG